In one bacterium genomic region, the following are encoded:
- a CDS encoding RluA family pseudouridine synthase → MAGGKSRKGEVFIVDGRLAERRLDAVLVALIPEISRTLWQRALADGQVYLDNKLAKPSQKVAFGSRIEILERPAHLEPALVASEVPEIIYQDDDVIVVNKPAGIIAHPKPGKEEPSLAGTFAHLVDDDRLMRPGIIHRLDKDTSGVMILARNQKARAHLEGAFRARRVDKIYWALVWGEFGRGVKRLQFGLTPAGKSVGVMRVDPLGKPAETIVSQLQFGDGVALVEARPRTGRTHQIRVHLSAIKHPILGDVTYGRQDGVARQMLHARSLGLVLPNGERQIFTASLPSDFQATMNKYGCHYDAE, encoded by the coding sequence ATGGCAGGGGGAAAATCTCGCAAGGGGGAAGTCTTTATTGTTGATGGTCGCTTGGCTGAACGGCGATTGGATGCCGTATTGGTGGCTTTAATACCTGAGATAAGTCGTACTTTATGGCAACGGGCGCTAGCTGATGGTCAGGTGTATCTTGATAATAAACTGGCTAAACCATCTCAGAAAGTAGCATTTGGCTCGCGGATTGAGATTTTGGAGCGCCCAGCTCACCTGGAGCCAGCTCTTGTTGCGTCTGAAGTACCAGAGATTATCTATCAGGATGACGATGTAATTGTCGTGAATAAGCCAGCTGGCATTATTGCCCACCCTAAGCCCGGTAAGGAAGAGCCAAGTTTAGCTGGCACATTTGCTCATTTGGTTGATGACGACAGATTAATGCGGCCAGGCATAATTCACCGTTTAGACAAGGATACCTCCGGCGTGATGATACTGGCTCGCAACCAAAAAGCTCGAGCGCATCTAGAAGGGGCTTTTCGGGCTCGTCGAGTTGATAAGATTTACTGGGCATTAGTTTGGGGTGAGTTTGGCCGGGGAGTGAAGCGGCTACAGTTTGGCCTAACGCCAGCTGGTAAGAGCGTTGGCGTAATGCGAGTTGATCCACTCGGTAAGCCAGCTGAAACTATAGTTTCGCAGCTCCAATTTGGCGACGGAGTAGCCTTAGTTGAGGCGCGACCACGTACTGGGCGAACCCATCAGATTCGAGTTCATTTATCGGCTATTAAGCACCCCATACTTGGTGATGTAACCTATGGCAGGCAAGATGGTGTGGCGCGTCAAATGCTACACGCCCGTAGCCTTGGCCTGGTATTACCCAATGGCGAGCGACAAATATTTACCGCTTCGCTTCCGAGTGATTTTCAAGCTACAATGAATAAGTATGGTTGCCACTATGACGCAGAATAA
- the rpsD gene encoding 30S ribosomal protein S4 yields MARNLTPISKLSRREGVQLHPKAAKALAKRNFAPGQHGQARRPKPSDYAVQLREKQKVKRLYGVMEKQFRRYVSEAERREGVAGENLLRLLEQRLDNTVYRLGMASSRQAARQMVTHTHIRLNDKKVDVPSIQVKVGDVITVKESSKKKVLFTDLAEQLKNDAREMPSWLKLDAKKMVGTVTGQPLREDSDSFIEEQLIIEFYSR; encoded by the coding sequence ATGGCACGTAATCTTACACCAATCAGCAAACTATCCCGTCGTGAAGGCGTACAATTACACCCTAAAGCTGCCAAAGCTTTGGCTAAGCGTAATTTTGCCCCCGGCCAGCATGGCCAGGCACGTCGACCCAAACCTTCCGACTACGCTGTGCAGTTAAGGGAAAAGCAAAAAGTTAAGCGTCTTTATGGAGTTATGGAAAAGCAATTCCGTCGCTACGTTAGTGAGGCAGAGCGTCGTGAGGGTGTAGCTGGTGAGAATCTACTACGTCTGTTGGAACAGCGCCTGGATAATACCGTGTATCGTTTGGGCATGGCATCATCACGCCAGGCTGCACGTCAGATGGTTACACACACCCACATTCGGCTAAATGATAAGAAGGTTGATGTGCCTTCAATTCAAGTGAAAGTTGGGGATGTTATTACCGTCAAAGAGTCTAGCAAGAAGAAAGTACTTTTTACCGACCTTGCTGAACAATTAAAAAATGATGCCCGTGAGATGCCAAGCTGGCTAAAGTTGGACGCTAAAAAAATGGTTGGCACCGTAACGGGGCAACCATTACGAGAAGATAGTGACAGCTTTATTGAAGAGCAATTAATCATCGAGTTTTACTCGCGCTAA
- the infA gene encoding translation initiation factor IF-1: MTSTKEVIEVEGTVLEALPNVTFKVELENGHIVLAHVSGKMRMHYIKILPGDKVTLEMTPYDLNKGRITYRHK, encoded by the coding sequence ATGACAAGTACAAAGGAAGTAATCGAAGTTGAAGGGACTGTTCTCGAAGCGCTCCCAAATGTGACCTTTAAGGTCGAGCTCGAGAACGGTCACATTGTTCTTGCTCATGTATCGGGCAAGATGCGAATGCATTATATTAAAATTCTTCCCGGAGATAAGGTGACGTTAGAAATGACACCCTATGATCTCAATAAGGGAAGAATTACGTATCGTCATAAATAA
- a CDS encoding DNA-directed RNA polymerase subunit alpha yields the protein MALYDINLPEMKEEQVNEHTSRFTIAPLYPGYGMTIGNSMRRVILSSLAGAAVTAVRIEGVDHEFTTIDGVREDVIGLILSIKQLKVSYTGTEPATMTLTKSGKGVVTAADIKTTGDMEVVNKDLVLATIDNAKTKLEIEFKVEQGRGYSPIESRQNENLPVGWIAVDAIYTPIKRVRFNIENTRVGQMTNLDSLIMEVETDGSMTPELAMRQAGEILVGHFQVIAGMDVVSVGSEGIMTAEAKAEAEHGAVAIEELSFSQRTTNALINNDIATVGDLSQLTRMELKSLKGFGQKAFEEVLEKLEEIGIKLA from the coding sequence ATGGCCTTATACGATATCAACCTTCCAGAAATGAAAGAAGAGCAAGTAAACGAGCACACCAGCCGATTTACAATTGCTCCATTATATCCAGGATATGGTATGACAATTGGTAATTCAATGCGTCGTGTTATTCTGTCGAGCTTAGCTGGGGCAGCTGTCACAGCTGTTCGCATTGAAGGTGTTGACCATGAGTTTACAACTATCGACGGTGTACGCGAGGATGTAATTGGTCTTATTCTAAGTATTAAGCAACTGAAGGTTAGCTATACTGGTACCGAGCCAGCTACTATGACGCTAACAAAAAGTGGTAAAGGTGTAGTAACAGCTGCCGATATTAAAACCACTGGTGATATGGAAGTGGTTAATAAAGATCTCGTACTAGCCACGATAGATAATGCAAAAACCAAGCTTGAAATCGAGTTTAAGGTTGAGCAAGGTCGCGGATATAGCCCGATTGAGTCACGCCAGAATGAAAATCTACCAGTTGGGTGGATTGCCGTAGATGCTATTTATACCCCAATTAAACGCGTGCGGTTTAATATCGAGAACACTCGTGTGGGCCAAATGACAAATCTTGATAGCTTAATCATGGAGGTTGAGACCGATGGTTCGATGACTCCAGAGCTTGCAATGCGTCAGGCTGGAGAAATCCTAGTAGGCCATTTCCAGGTAATTGCTGGCATGGATGTGGTTTCGGTTGGATCTGAGGGGATTATGACTGCCGAAGCTAAGGCTGAGGCTGAGCACGGAGCTGTAGCGATCGAAGAGCTTTCGTTCTCACAGCGTACCACTAATGCGCTCATCAACAACGATATCGCCACGGTGGGTGATTTAAGCCAGCTTACTCGCATGGAGTTAAAGTCACTGAAGGGCTTTGGTCAGAAGGCTTTTGAAGAAGTATTAGAAAAGCTTGAGGAGATTGGCATTAAGCTCGCTTAA
- a CDS encoding NAD-binding protein, with protein sequence MLDRRLLRNILIATICLIALGTATFISTAKISFSESIYETILILLSHFDHYGFKDPQSRWMVLFLVLSSYVVVAYLLKVLADYIVSLGDGLRRKHMKRITAKMHDHYIICGLGRVGSQVADELADDDVPFICVDKDEDRVKAMIAKGYTAIVGDTTKEEVLRSCGVDRAKGIVASLGSDSANLFIVLASRQLNPHIFIVARVNRDENRDRMLRAGADRTTMPYQIGAYHMATTLTRPSVVDFLEILATNNNSELAVVEVRVKEDSELAGKQLSHIYSNKLGATVLALNSADGLSKVNPSGHEVVYAGDALIVLGNKDQLAEVSDLV encoded by the coding sequence GTGCTAGACAGACGATTACTTAGGAATATTTTAATTGCTACCATTTGCCTTATTGCTCTTGGGACGGCTACTTTTATTTCTACGGCCAAAATATCATTTTCCGAGTCGATCTATGAAACTATTCTAATTTTACTTTCACACTTTGATCACTATGGCTTTAAGGATCCACAAAGTCGCTGGATGGTCCTTTTCCTGGTTCTTAGCTCCTATGTTGTGGTGGCCTATTTGCTCAAAGTGCTGGCGGACTATATAGTAAGTCTAGGTGACGGTTTACGCCGAAAGCATATGAAAAGAATTACAGCAAAAATGCATGATCATTATATTATTTGCGGACTCGGTCGGGTTGGCTCACAAGTGGCGGATGAGTTAGCTGATGATGATGTGCCGTTTATTTGTGTTGATAAAGACGAAGATCGGGTAAAAGCTATGATTGCTAAGGGTTATACCGCAATAGTAGGCGACACAACCAAGGAGGAAGTTCTAAGAAGTTGTGGCGTGGATCGAGCTAAGGGGATTGTAGCTTCACTAGGCTCTGATAGTGCTAATTTATTTATCGTACTAGCTAGTCGGCAGCTTAATCCACATATTTTTATTGTGGCCCGGGTTAATCGTGATGAAAACCGCGATCGTATGCTCCGGGCTGGCGCCGATCGTACCACCATGCCGTACCAGATAGGGGCTTACCATATGGCTACCACCTTAACTCGTCCTAGTGTGGTCGATTTTTTGGAGATTTTAGCTACTAATAACAATAGTGAGCTAGCAGTTGTGGAGGTTAGAGTAAAAGAAGATAGTGAGCTAGCCGGTAAGCAATTAAGTCATATTTATAGTAATAAATTAGGGGCAACGGTTCTAGCCCTAAACTCAGCCGATGGCTTAAGTAAGGTAAATCCATCGGGGCATGAGGTGGTTTATGCCGGTGATGCCCTGATAGTGTTGGGTAATAAAGATCAGCTAGCTGAGGTGAGTGACTTAGTTTAA
- the rpmJ gene encoding 50S ribosomal protein L36 translates to MKVRAGVKPMCAKCKVVRRKGVVRVICENPKHKQRQG, encoded by the coding sequence GTGAAAGTACGTGCAGGAGTTAAGCCAATGTGTGCCAAGTGCAAGGTAGTGCGCCGTAAAGGTGTAGTGCGGGTAATCTGTGAAAACCCTAAACATAAGCAACGGCAAGGATAA
- a CDS encoding 50S ribosomal protein L18: MSTKELQAKQVNKSRRAIRTRARLHGSASQPRLSVQVSLRHIAAQLINDDEGRTIVGVSTVGQKISAKTMTDKASWVGQEIAVKAKDAGISQVIFDRGAKQYHGRIATLADAAREKGLKI; this comes from the coding sequence ATGAGTACAAAAGAATTACAAGCAAAGCAAGTTAATAAATCTCGTCGGGCTATTCGGACGCGGGCACGTTTGCATGGTAGCGCTAGCCAGCCTCGTCTTTCGGTGCAGGTTTCACTACGTCATATTGCCGCTCAGCTCATTAATGATGATGAGGGTCGGACAATTGTTGGAGTTTCCACAGTTGGTCAGAAAATAAGCGCTAAGACTATGACCGATAAGGCTAGTTGGGTGGGGCAAGAGATTGCCGTAAAGGCCAAGGACGCCGGGATTAGTCAGGTGATTTTTGATCGTGGTGCCAAGCAATATCACGGTAGAATTGCTACTTTAGCTGATGCTGCTCGAGAGAAAGGACTGAAGATATGA
- the rplM gene encoding 50S ribosomal protein L13: protein MTTTRTYQAKAGELASDWYVIDATDVVLGRLATFVATKLTGKDKPQYSPHVLTGDSIVVINADKIAVTGNKLTDKKYYRHSGYPGGLTETTLEEQLAKDSRRVIEHAVRGMLPKNKLARHMMGRLHVYTGTDHPHAPQQPKELKVK from the coding sequence ATGACGACGACCAGAACATATCAAGCTAAGGCTGGTGAGCTCGCAAGCGACTGGTATGTGATTGATGCTACCGATGTAGTGCTTGGTCGTTTAGCGACTTTTGTAGCCACTAAGCTGACTGGTAAAGATAAGCCGCAGTATAGCCCGCATGTACTAACAGGTGATAGTATTGTGGTAATTAATGCTGATAAGATTGCTGTTACTGGCAATAAGCTTACCGATAAGAAATACTATCGACATAGTGGTTACCCTGGCGGTTTGACAGAGACTACTCTTGAAGAACAGCTAGCAAAAGATTCGCGTCGAGTTATTGAGCATGCCGTACGAGGAATGCTACCTAAAAATAAACTGGCACGACACATGATGGGTCGTCTGCATGTATATACTGGAACAGACCACCCGCATGCACCACAGCAACCTAAAGAATTGAAGGTGAAATAA
- the rplO gene encoding 50S ribosomal protein L15, with product MKYHELEVASKTTRKRVGRGISAGGGKTAGRGTKGQKARTGKKIKPGFEGGQTKLAMRLPKARGFKHARKVSYVEVSLDQLAQLDSKKLDNVALKKAGVIRSEAQAVKVLGGEKLTKTLVVELQAATLSAVASIEEAGGSFTATATPQPRPVKKAEDK from the coding sequence ATGAAGTATCATGAATTAGAAGTTGCCTCTAAGACTACTCGCAAACGGGTTGGTCGTGGCATTTCAGCTGGTGGTGGCAAGACGGCTGGCCGAGGAACAAAGGGGCAGAAGGCTCGTACTGGAAAGAAAATTAAACCAGGTTTTGAAGGTGGTCAGACTAAACTAGCCATGCGTCTACCGAAGGCCCGAGGTTTTAAACATGCCCGAAAAGTTAGCTATGTGGAAGTTAGTTTAGATCAGCTAGCTCAGCTTGACTCAAAGAAGCTTGATAATGTAGCACTAAAAAAGGCTGGTGTTATTCGTTCGGAGGCTCAAGCGGTGAAGGTTTTGGGTGGAGAAAAGCTCACCAAGACCCTCGTAGTTGAACTACAGGCAGCTACATTATCGGCAGTTGCTTCAATTGAAGAAGCTGGCGGTTCTTTTACGGCGACTGCGACACCACAACCTCGTCCCGTTAAGAAAGCAGAAGATAAGTAG
- the rpsH gene encoding 30S ribosomal protein S8: protein MITTDPIADMLTRIRNAAAAGKTEVRLPYSKMKERIAQILVGDGYIVAVSTEEQGGFRQLVLDIDQQKTKKPFTALIRVSKPGRRMYAKRDDIPRILGGRGMVIVSTSAGLMTGYEARAKGLGGELICKVW, encoded by the coding sequence ATGATAACAACTGATCCAATCGCAGATATGCTTACTCGCATCCGCAATGCCGCCGCCGCCGGCAAGACGGAGGTTCGTTTGCCATATTCTAAAATGAAAGAGCGCATCGCACAAATTTTGGTAGGAGATGGCTATATCGTAGCGGTAAGTACAGAAGAACAGGGCGGATTCCGTCAGCTGGTGTTGGATATCGACCAGCAAAAAACTAAAAAACCATTCACTGCTCTAATTCGAGTTTCCAAACCAGGCCGTCGAATGTATGCCAAGCGTGATGATATTCCGCGTATTCTTGGCGGTAGAGGCATGGTGATTGTGTCCACTTCAGCTGGACTCATGACAGGCTATGAAGCACGCGCCAAGGGGCTTGGTGGTGAATTAATCTGTAAGGTATGGTAG
- the rplQ gene encoding 50S ribosomal protein L17 yields the protein MHAHYHTISKLSRKIGPRKAVMKGLLESLVLYERIETTEAKAKALKPAFDKLVTKAKRGNLHSLRTIHAELGSKVAADKLTQELVHGFEGRNSGYTRLTKTGWRRGDAAEMVLVELVLDDDFEDKLKKLQATKKDETKPAKATKKPEKGTK from the coding sequence ATGCACGCTCACTATCACACAATATCAAAGCTCTCCCGTAAGATTGGTCCGCGTAAGGCAGTTATGAAAGGCCTTTTGGAGTCTTTGGTGCTATATGAGCGGATTGAAACGACTGAAGCTAAGGCAAAAGCATTAAAGCCAGCTTTCGATAAGCTCGTAACCAAAGCTAAGCGGGGCAATTTGCACAGCTTGCGCACTATTCATGCTGAATTAGGTTCAAAAGTTGCCGCTGATAAGCTCACCCAGGAGTTGGTGCATGGCTTTGAAGGGCGAAATTCTGGCTATACACGCCTAACGAAGACTGGCTGGCGTCGTGGTGATGCTGCTGAAATGGTCTTGGTGGAGTTAGTTTTGGATGACGATTTTGAAGATAAGCTTAAAAAACTCCAAGCCACTAAAAAAGATGAGACAAAGCCAGCGAAGGCAACAAAAAAGCCAGAAAAGGGGACTAAGTAA
- the rpsE gene encoding 30S ribosomal protein S5 — protein MNPQVVNPENQGPELTERMISLDRVTRVVKGGRRFRFRAVVVVGDNQGQVGVGVGKGRDVASAIQKATAVARKNMITVHLVGTTIAHEVMIKQGGARVFMKPAPEGTGVIAGGAVRSVLEVAGVRDILTKSLGSTNKINNAYATITGLSMLKTDEVPSAKKKQEAKA, from the coding sequence ATGAACCCACAGGTAGTTAATCCAGAAAATCAGGGGCCAGAATTAACTGAGCGCATGATTTCCCTAGATCGCGTTACGCGCGTAGTAAAAGGTGGTAGGCGTTTCCGCTTTCGTGCTGTTGTGGTAGTTGGTGATAACCAGGGTCAGGTTGGAGTTGGCGTAGGAAAGGGTCGCGATGTAGCAAGTGCTATTCAAAAAGCAACCGCGGTGGCTCGTAAGAATATGATTACTGTTCACTTGGTTGGTACGACGATTGCTCATGAAGTTATGATCAAGCAGGGCGGAGCTCGAGTATTTATGAAGCCAGCTCCAGAGGGTACGGGTGTAATTGCTGGTGGTGCTGTGCGTTCCGTTCTGGAAGTCGCTGGAGTTCGCGATATCTTGACTAAGTCTCTCGGTAGTACCAATAAGATCAATAACGCTTACGCAACAATTACAGGACTTTCGATGCTTAAGACCGATGAAGTGCCGTCGGCTAAGAAGAAGCAGGAGGCAAAAGCATGA
- a CDS encoding metal-sensitive transcriptional regulator has product MISDLKQRALHRSKILEGQMRGVQKMIENEDYCMDILTQSLAIQKSLSSLNKLVLENHITTHITDMIASGKEKEQTIALEELMKLYELNNIRAK; this is encoded by the coding sequence ATGATATCTGACTTAAAACAACGCGCACTGCACCGATCTAAGATACTTGAGGGTCAAATGCGTGGTGTCCAAAAGATGATCGAAAACGAAGACTATTGCATGGACATCTTGACCCAGTCCCTTGCAATACAAAAGTCGCTATCCTCTCTTAATAAGCTAGTCCTAGAAAACCACATCACTACGCATATCACCGATATGATTGCTTCTGGTAAAGAGAAAGAGCAAACAATAGCTCTCGAAGAACTTATGAAACTCTACGAGCTTAATAACATTAGAGCTAAATAG
- the rpsM gene encoding 30S ribosomal protein S13 encodes MARIAGTNIPNEKRIEIALTYIQGIGLTSSHKILAKTKINPDTRVKDLTEAELTALRNEIDASYEVEADLARKVMLNIKRLKEIKAYRGLRHNAGLPSRGQRTKTNARTRRGRKQTQGSGRKKAASKT; translated from the coding sequence GTGGCACGTATTGCAGGAACCAACATCCCCAATGAAAAGCGTATCGAGATTGCTCTTACCTATATTCAGGGTATTGGGCTTACTTCAAGCCATAAGATTCTTGCAAAAACTAAGATTAACCCAGATACACGGGTAAAAGATTTAACCGAAGCTGAATTAACGGCTTTGCGAAACGAAATTGATGCTAGCTACGAAGTGGAAGCCGATCTAGCTCGTAAGGTAATGTTAAATATTAAGCGCCTGAAGGAAATTAAGGCTTATCGTGGGTTGCGTCACAATGCTGGCTTGCCAAGCCGTGGGCAGCGTACTAAAACTAATGCTCGTACTCGTCGGGGTCGCAAACAGACTCAAGGTTCGGGACGTAAGAAGGCGGCGTCAAAGACGTAG
- the rpsI gene encoding 30S ribosomal protein S9 — MADKKNYYYAVGRRKTAVATVRLMHGKGIITINGQPSGEYLNNSALSKLISAPLELVSKANALDAVVRVEGGGKRGQVDAIRLGISRALVEMSEDFKLTLKKAGLLTRDPREKERKKYGLKKARKAPQFSKR, encoded by the coding sequence ATGGCAGATAAGAAGAATTATTATTACGCTGTGGGGCGACGTAAAACTGCAGTGGCTACAGTGCGACTAATGCACGGTAAGGGTATTATTACAATTAACGGCCAGCCATCTGGTGAATATTTAAATAATAGTGCCTTGTCGAAGCTCATCTCGGCTCCTTTAGAGCTAGTTAGTAAGGCTAATGCATTAGACGCAGTGGTTCGAGTCGAAGGCGGTGGTAAGCGCGGACAGGTTGACGCAATTCGATTAGGTATATCGCGTGCACTAGTAGAGATGAGCGAAGATTTTAAGCTAACCCTGAAGAAGGCTGGCCTTCTAACGCGCGATCCTCGTGAAAAAGAGCGTAAGAAATATGGCTTAAAGAAAGCTCGTAAAGCTCCTCAGTTCTCGAAGCGCTAG
- the rpsK gene encoding 30S ribosomal protein S11, with translation MAQAKAKTRRRKIKRNLPKGQVHIQSTFNNTIISVTDEAGNVVSWASSGSAGFKGSRKSTPYAAQIATEKALEKAKDFGLKQVSVIVQGIGSGRESAIRALQNTGVTVISIQDITGVPHNGCRPRKAKRN, from the coding sequence ATGGCACAAGCTAAAGCAAAAACTCGACGACGCAAGATTAAGCGCAACCTACCTAAGGGGCAGGTGCATATTCAGTCAACTTTTAATAACACTATTATTAGTGTGACAGATGAAGCTGGTAATGTAGTAAGTTGGGCGTCATCTGGTTCGGCTGGGTTTAAGGGCTCCCGTAAGAGCACTCCATATGCAGCACAGATTGCTACCGAGAAAGCCTTAGAAAAAGCCAAGGATTTTGGCTTAAAACAAGTATCGGTAATTGTACAGGGTATTGGCTCTGGTCGTGAGAGTGCGATTCGAGCCCTGCAGAATACTGGCGTGACTGTTATTTCAATTCAAGATATTACAGGCGTTCCGCATAATGGGTGCCGTCCCCGAAAGGCTAAAAGGAATTAA
- the rpsN gene encoding 30S ribosomal protein S14, which translates to MARKALVQRELKRAKLAEKYAARRAEMKAAGDFEGLAKLPRNSNPNRQRNRCEITGRSRGYIRRFGLSRITFREHASKGEIPGVRKASW; encoded by the coding sequence ATGGCCAGAAAAGCACTCGTACAACGGGAACTAAAACGGGCTAAGCTAGCTGAAAAATATGCAGCTCGTCGTGCCGAAATGAAGGCAGCTGGCGATTTTGAAGGGCTAGCTAAGTTACCACGTAACTCCAACCCAAATCGTCAGCGGAATCGCTGTGAAATTACTGGCCGTAGCCGTGGCTACATACGTCGCTTCGGTCTGTCTCGTATTACATTTCGTGAACACGCTTCAAAGGGGGAAATCCCAGGCGTACGAAAGGCTAGTTGGTAG
- the secY gene encoding preprotein translocase subunit SecY: protein MKKDKLKFFWKNKDLRSRLLIVLGILVVYSLLTHVPTPVPDVERLQTFLLTVFNQTPILGFANLFTGGALANFSIIAMGIGPYITASIIVQLMQQVIPSWEALSKEGERGRAKLNQYMRILTVPLAIIQSFTVIALVRQLSNQSAGADLIGSPSIGQWSLMILSLTAGSMFLMWLGELITEKGFGNGISIIIAAGIIASLPGIFTQQVALVQGDSSQFIKVILLGAMFLVTTFGVVMVNEAQRNIPISYARRSAAIGKYGSVDTHLPLRLITAGVIPVIFALTFLSIPTFLGQLLKNANTQWIANLAEKLTQWFASTSTIYLVSYFVLIFIFTYIYTSIIFKPKDISENLQKQGGFIPGIRPGNETSKYLKGVISRLNLVGATALGVIAVLPLVVERYLNMSQAVAIGGTSLFILVSVAIETKRQIDSRVTMATYEKY from the coding sequence ATGAAAAAGGATAAACTAAAGTTTTTCTGGAAAAATAAGGACTTAAGAAGCCGTCTTTTGATAGTGCTTGGTATTTTAGTGGTGTATAGCTTACTCACTCATGTACCTACTCCGGTACCAGATGTGGAGCGCTTGCAGACCTTCCTTTTAACAGTTTTTAATCAAACGCCAATCTTGGGGTTTGCTAACTTATTCACTGGTGGAGCTTTGGCTAATTTCTCGATTATTGCTATGGGAATTGGTCCGTACATTACAGCCTCCATTATCGTACAGTTGATGCAGCAGGTGATCCCAAGCTGGGAAGCCCTCTCAAAAGAAGGAGAGCGGGGACGAGCTAAGCTCAATCAGTACATGCGCATACTAACAGTGCCGCTGGCGATTATTCAGTCATTTACCGTAATCGCTCTGGTCCGACAGCTATCTAATCAGAGTGCTGGTGCTGACCTGATTGGTAGCCCCAGTATTGGCCAGTGGTCTCTCATGATATTATCCCTGACTGCTGGCAGTATGTTTTTAATGTGGCTTGGTGAGCTAATTACCGAAAAAGGCTTTGGTAATGGTATTTCGATCATTATTGCAGCTGGTATTATTGCGTCTTTGCCGGGTATATTCACACAGCAGGTAGCGCTCGTGCAGGGGGATAGCTCGCAGTTTATTAAGGTTATTCTGTTGGGGGCGATGTTCCTTGTTACAACCTTTGGAGTGGTAATGGTCAATGAAGCCCAGCGCAATATACCTATCTCGTACGCTCGACGCAGTGCCGCCATCGGCAAATACGGCAGTGTCGATACTCATTTGCCGCTACGGCTTATTACGGCCGGTGTAATTCCAGTGATATTTGCCCTGACTTTCCTTTCAATTCCGACTTTCTTAGGTCAACTACTTAAGAATGCCAATACGCAGTGGATAGCAAATCTGGCTGAAAAACTTACCCAATGGTTCGCCTCAACTAGTACGATTTATTTAGTCTCTTATTTTGTTCTAATCTTTATTTTTACCTATATCTATACCTCAATTATTTTTAAGCCAAAAGATATTTCCGAGAATCTTCAGAAGCAAGGTGGCTTTATCCCAGGCATTCGGCCAGGTAATGAAACTTCTAAGTATCTGAAGGGTGTGATTAGTCGGCTTAATCTGGTTGGTGCCACAGCTCTAGGAGTGATAGCTGTTTTGCCTCTAGTTGTAGAACGATATCTCAACATGAGTCAGGCGGTGGCGATTGGTGGAACTAGCTTATTTATCTTAGTTTCAGTGGCAATTGAGACGAAACGACAGATTGATAGTCGAGTAACGATGGCGACTTATGAGAAATACTAG
- the rplF gene encoding 50S ribosomal protein L6, which produces MSRIGRSIITIPSGVTVELQGEVIQVKGPKGELSVVMPAGFSLKQDEATLSVVQDVEDRETNARYGLLRTLIANAVTGVHVGFEKKLEMNGVGFRVEKKGDGLIFSLGFSHKIEFAPQPGISLTVDGNIITVSGIDKQLVGQTAAQIRALKKPEPYKGKGIRYIDERIRRKAGKAAAKGA; this is translated from the coding sequence ATGAGTAGAATTGGACGATCTATCATAACAATACCTTCTGGAGTTACGGTTGAGCTTCAAGGTGAAGTGATACAGGTTAAGGGGCCAAAAGGTGAGCTGAGCGTAGTGATGCCAGCTGGCTTTAGCTTAAAACAAGACGAAGCTACACTTTCTGTTGTGCAGGATGTTGAAGATCGTGAAACTAATGCCCGTTACGGCCTATTGCGCACCCTAATAGCTAATGCGGTTACTGGTGTTCACGTGGGCTTTGAGAAAAAATTGGAAATGAATGGCGTTGGATTTAGGGTAGAGAAGAAGGGGGATGGCCTGATATTCTCACTTGGCTTCTCTCATAAAATAGAATTTGCACCACAACCAGGAATTAGTCTGACTGTAGATGGAAATATCATCACAGTATCAGGTATTGATAAGCAACTGGTTGGTCAAACAGCGGCGCAAATTCGAGCGCTTAAAAAGCCGGAACCTTATAAAGGTAAGGGGATTCGTTACATTGACGAGAGAATTCGACGTAAGGCTGGTAAGGCAGCAGCAAAGGGAGCATAG